A genome region from Chelonia mydas isolate rCheMyd1 chromosome 12, rCheMyd1.pri.v2, whole genome shotgun sequence includes the following:
- the LOC102937338 gene encoding thyrotropin-releasing hormone receptor, which produces MENSSKFDSPTNISLASSDAVFDMIEYKAISIFLVLVICGVGIVGNIMVVLVVLTTREMKTPTNCYLVSLAVADLMVLVAAGLPNISDSLAGTWIYGHTGCLGITYFQYLGINVSSCSITAFTVERYIAVCHPMRAHTMCTVSRAKRIIAFVWICTSIYCMLWFFLVDINVNKSQHLECGYKVSRNLYLPIYLLDFALFFVTPLVVATMLYGLIGRILFASPIPHQADSTAKPWRERSGREKNGVDTRESKPSSRSRTRGALSSRKQVTKMLAVVVILFALLWMPYRTLVLVNSFMDNPFLNPWFVLFCRLCVYTNSAINPVVYNLMSQKFRAAFKRLCKCGGEPLPRSLYMATASYSLAREPLPPTPQPQDHKEGKQPPPMSNMALPKQQQPPSRSKGENGDELYFSVV; this is translated from the exons ATGGAGAACAGCAGCAAGTTCGATAGCCCCACAAACATCTCTCTGGCCAGCAGTGACGCCGTCTTTGACATGATCGAATACAAAGCCATCTCGATCTTCCTGGTGCTGGTGATCTGCGGGGTGGGGATCGTGGGCAACATCATGGTGGTGCTGGTGGTCCTCACCACCCGGGAGATGAAGACGCCCACCAACTGCTACCTGGTTAGCCTGGCAGTGGCTGACCTGATGGTCCTGGTGGCTGCTGGCTTGCCCAACATCTCCGACAGCCTGGCGGGGACATGGATCTATGGGCACACCGGCTGCCTTGGGATAACCTACTTCCAGTATCTGGGCATCAACGTCTCCTCCTGCTCCATCACGGCCTTCACCGTGGAGAG GTACATCGCCGTTTGCCACCCAATGCGCGCCCACACCATGTGCACAGTATCCCGGGCCAAGCGCATCATTGCCTTCGTTTGGATCTGCACCTCCATCTACTGCATGCTCTGGTTCTTCCTGGTCGACATCAATGTCAACAAGAGCCAGCACCTGGAATGTGGCTACAAGGTCTCCCGCAACCTCTACCTGCCTATCTACCTGCTCGACTTTGCCCTCTTCTTTGTCACCCCCTTGGTTGTGGCCACCATGCTCTACGGGCTGATTGGGAGAATCCTCTTcgccagccccatcccccaccaagCCGACTCCACCGCCAAGCCCTGGAGAGAGAGGAGCGGGAGGGAGAAGAACGGAGTGGACACACGGGAGAGCAAGCCCAGCAGCCGCTCCAGGACcagaggggctctgtcctcccgGAAGCAG GTCACCAAGATGCTGGCGGTGGTGGTGATCCTTTTCGCCCTGCTCTGGATGCCCTACCGGACGCTGGTGCTGGTGAACTCCTTCATGGACAACCCCTTCCTGAACCCGTGGTTCGTCCTCTTCTGCCGGCTCTGCGTCTACACCAACAGCGCCATCAACCCCGTCGTCTACAACCTCATGTCCCAGAAGTTCCGGGCCGCCTTCAAGCGGCTGTGCAAGTGTGGGGGGGAGCCGCTGCCCCGCAGCCTGTACATGGCCACGGCCAGCTACAGCCTGGCGAGGGAGCCCCTGccgcccaccccccagccccaggaccaCAAGGAAGGCAAACAGCCTCCACCGATGAGCAACATGGCtctccccaagcagcagcagccaccgtCACGGAGCAAGGGAGAGAACGGGGACGAGCTCTACTTCAGTGTGGTGTAG